ATCGGCGGTTCCGGACCCGCCGCGACCGGACTCGGCGGCCGAACCGTCCCGATGTCGCCGCTGATAATTGTCGGGGGTAGTTTAACTTCCCCCCGCCGCAACGTTCCCGTATCCATGGCGAGTGACGCCGGCGGGAGCGACCTCGGCGACCGGATCGGGGCCCTCCAGCGTCGCCTCTCTCGGGCGTGGGAGCTGCTTCAGGGGTCCACGCTCGACGTCCGCCCGTTCCGCCCGGGCGAGGACGGGCCGCTCGCCTCGTTCGCGGTTCCCGAGGACGAGCGCGAGGTCGACCGCTACTGGGTGAACGCGCCGTACGCGTACGTCGTGATCACCTACGACGAGGTCGAGAGCGAACACCGCTACTACGCGGTCGAGCCGGAGCTGGACGCGTTCGAGCGCGACCTCCTCGACCGCGTCGTCGACGACATCCGCGACCCGCTGCTCTACCGCGAGGGGGCCGGAAAGGCCGACGAGGAGACCCTGCGGTCGGAGCTCGAGACGCTGCTTGAGGGGTACGGTATCGAGGCCGGGATGGACACGTTCCACGCGCTCGCGTACTACCTCTTCCGGGACTTCCGCGGCTACGGGAAGGTCGATCCCCTCCTGAACGACCGCCACATCGAGGACGTCTCCTGTGACGGCTATGACCTCCCGATCTTCGTCTACCACGACCAGTACACGGACGTCGAGACGAACGTCTCGTTCGGACAGGAGGCGCTCGACAGCTACGTGATCCGGCTCGCACAGCAGTCCGGCCGTCACGTCTCCGTCGGTGACCCCATCGTCGAGACCACCCTCCCCGACGGCTCGCGCGCGGAACTGGCGCTGGGCGAGGAGGTGACCCCGCGCGGCTCGGCGTTCACGATCCGCCAGTACGCGGAGGACCCGTTCACCCCCGTCGACCTCGTGGAGTACGGCACCTTCTCCGTCGAGCAGATGGCGTACTTCTGGCTCTGTATCGAGCACAACAAGAGCCTCATCTTCGCGGGCGGCACCGCGTCGGGGAAGACCACCTCGATGAACGCGGTGTCGATGTTCGTCCCGCCGCGCGCGAAGGTGCTCACCATCGAGGACACCCGCGAGCTCTCCTTATACCACGACAACTGGCTCTCCGCGGTCACCCGCGAACGTCGGTACGAGGGCACCGACATCGACATGTACGACCTGCTGCGCTCCGCGCTCCGCCACCGCCCCGAGTACATCGTCGTCGGGGAGGTGCGCGGCGAGGAGGCGATCACCCTGTTCCAGGCGATGAACACGGGCCACACCACCTTCTCCACGATGCACGCCGACTCGATCGAGACGGTGATCAACCGCCTGGAGAACGAGCCGATCAACGTCCCGCGCGCGATGGTGCAGTCGCTCGACATGCTCTCGGTGCAGACGCTCACGCGCTCGGACGACGAGCGGGTGCGCCGCGCGAAGACGATAGGCGAGATCGGCGGCATCGACCAGCGGACCGGCGAGCTCGACTACTCCTCGGCGTTCGAGTGGGTGCCGGACTCCGACACGTTCCGGCGGAACGACTCCTCGCTGTTAGAGGAGATAGCCGACGACCGCGGCTGGTCCCGGTCTGAGCTGCTCCGGGAGGTCCGCCGCCGCGAGCGGTTCATCGAACTGCTCTCCGCGCTCGGGATCGACGACTACCGCACCTTCACGGCCCTCGTCAACGAGTACTACGCCGACCCCGAACGCGTGATGAACAAGCTCGACGAGCGCGCGAGCGCGGCCGACGGCGTCGACCCCGACGACCTCGCGGACGAGGGCGACGGCGCGCGCAGCGGGAGCGACCGCGGTCCCGCCCCCGCCGACGGCGCGAGCGCCGGGAGCGGGTCCGACGCCCCGGGCCGATGATCGAGTACCTCCCGCTTGCCGCCGCGCTCGCGGCCTGCCTCGCGCTCGCTGTCCCGCTCGTCGACGACCGGGCCGACCTGTTCGTCACTCGCGTCGCGCTGTCGGCGTTCGGCGACTACGTGAGCGAGAGCGAGGCGCGCCGGCGGGCCCAGCGCGACCGGATGCGCGCGGCTCACGTCGCCGGGACGACCCACCGCGTGTACGCCTCGCGGACCCTGCTGTACGCCGCCGTCCTCGGCGTCGCCGGCAGCGTGATCGGCGTGTACGCGGCCGGCGCCCTGCTCGCCGCGCTCGACGTCGGCGAGGCGACGATCCGCGAGGCGGTCCCGAGCGCGTTCGAGTTCGTTGCGGTCGTCGCGCGGCTGGCCGACCTCGGACTCGGCCGGCTCTTCGTCCTGCTTACGGTCGTCTCCGCCACCGTCGGCGCGGGGCTCGCGCTCGGCGTGTACGTCGCTCGCTGGCGGCTCCTCGACCAGCGGGCCTACGCCCGCGCGGCCGAGATCGACGCCACCCTGCCCGGACGGTCGCGTTCATGTACGCCCTCTCCCGTTCGGGGATGGCGTTCCCGCGCGTGATGGACACGCTCGCGGAGAACGAGGCCGTCTACGGCGAGGCCGCGACGGAGCTTTCGGTCGCGGTCCGCGACATGAACGCCTTCGGGACCGACGCGCTCACGGCGCTGCAGCGGATCTCGCGCCGGACGCCCAGCGACGACCTGGCTGACTTCGCGGAGAACCTCGCCTCCGTCCTCGGCACCGGGCAGCCGGTGTCGACGTTCCTCAAGGACCAGTACGAGCGCTATCAGGCGGAGGCGGAGGCGAAACAGGAGCAGTACTTAGAGCTGCTCTCGACGTTCGCGGAGGCGTACGTCACGGCGCTGGTCGCCGGCCCGCTCTTTTTCATCACCATCCTCGTCGTCATCGGGCTGGTCTTACAGGACACGATGCCGATCCTCCGCGTCATCGTCTACGTCGGCGTCCCGCTCGCCACGTTCGGGTTCGTCGTCTACGTCGACAGCGTGACGCAGGGCGTCGGCGGCACCGAGACGGTCGCGGAGTCGTCGCTCGGGGACCCGGACACGCCGTCGGTGTCGGGCGTGCGCCACGCCGCCGACGGGCCGGGGGACCGAGGCGACGCCCCGCGGTTCGACGGGGGAACGGCGGCCGGACGGGACCCGGACGGCGCCGGCGCCGATAGGAGCGGCTCGGGCGGTCCCGGGGCGGACGGTCTCGGCGCGGACGGAGTCGGCCCCGACCGCTGGGCGGAGAGCCGCGAGCGGCTCCGCGTCTACGACCGGCTCAGCCGGCTGCGCCGCCTGGCCGAGTCCCCGGTCGAGACGGTGCTGGCCTCGCCGCGGACGGTCCTTCTCGCCGCGGTCCCGATCGCGGTCGCCGCGCTG
The sequence above is a segment of the Halorubrum sp. 2020YC2 genome. Coding sequences within it:
- a CDS encoding type II/IV secretion system ATPase subunit is translated as MASDAGGSDLGDRIGALQRRLSRAWELLQGSTLDVRPFRPGEDGPLASFAVPEDEREVDRYWVNAPYAYVVITYDEVESEHRYYAVEPELDAFERDLLDRVVDDIRDPLLYREGAGKADEETLRSELETLLEGYGIEAGMDTFHALAYYLFRDFRGYGKVDPLLNDRHIEDVSCDGYDLPIFVYHDQYTDVETNVSFGQEALDSYVIRLAQQSGRHVSVGDPIVETTLPDGSRAELALGEEVTPRGSAFTIRQYAEDPFTPVDLVEYGTFSVEQMAYFWLCIEHNKSLIFAGGTASGKTTSMNAVSMFVPPRAKVLTIEDTRELSLYHDNWLSAVTRERRYEGTDIDMYDLLRSALRHRPEYIVVGEVRGEEAITLFQAMNTGHTTFSTMHADSIETVINRLENEPINVPRAMVQSLDMLSVQTLTRSDDERVRRAKTIGEIGGIDQRTGELDYSSAFEWVPDSDTFRRNDSSLLEEIADDRGWSRSELLREVRRRERFIELLSALGIDDYRTFTALVNEYYADPERVMNKLDERASAADGVDPDDLADEGDGARSGSDRGPAPADGASAGSGSDAPGR